A genomic region of Sulfobacillus acidophilus DSM 10332 contains the following coding sequences:
- a CDS encoding protein of unknown function DUF81 (PFAM: Sulfite exporter TauE/SafE~InterPro IPR002781~KEGG: tko:TK2014 hypothetical protein~PFAM: Protein of unknown function DUF81~SPTR: Hypothetical membrane protein, conserved, DUF81 family) — MLLWTGLLIFVVSFIFAMLGLGGGMLYVPIFHWLGFNLKDVVIPLGLLLNGLNTLLALIPYGRKRLVDWKGGFPMALSALIGAPLGAIVAPYIPGHLLLILFSVLVLFAGIRTLMVAKRPEPGQAPSPLRRILWGSFIAAIAGFLGGMLGIGGGFLISPLLLWIGYRTKEAAATTAYIVTFSSFSGFLGHIGHMVISPAILTITVVAVITASLLGSSFMANKAKPEWVKLLYGLLLIGVSLKLALPLL; from the coding sequence ATGTTGCTATGGACGGGCCTATTGATATTCGTCGTATCGTTTATATTTGCCATGTTGGGACTCGGCGGCGGCATGTTATACGTGCCCATTTTTCATTGGTTGGGATTCAACTTGAAGGATGTGGTCATTCCGCTCGGATTGCTCCTGAACGGGTTAAATACCTTGTTGGCATTAATTCCGTACGGAAGAAAGCGGCTGGTGGATTGGAAAGGGGGCTTTCCAATGGCTCTAAGCGCATTGATTGGAGCCCCTTTAGGAGCCATCGTCGCCCCGTATATTCCCGGCCACCTTTTATTAATCTTGTTTTCCGTCTTGGTTCTCTTCGCCGGTATTCGGACATTGATGGTCGCCAAACGTCCTGAACCCGGGCAGGCTCCTTCGCCCCTTCGTCGGATATTATGGGGGAGCTTTATTGCCGCGATCGCGGGGTTTTTGGGCGGGATGTTAGGCATCGGTGGCGGGTTCCTTATTAGCCCTTTACTTCTTTGGATCGGTTACCGAACAAAAGAAGCCGCCGCAACAACCGCATATATCGTAACGTTTTCTAGTTTTAGCGGGTTTTTGGGGCATATCGGACATATGGTCATCAGTCCGGCGATTTTAACGATTACCGTGGTGGCGGTCATCACGGCGTCGCTCCTCGGATCGAGCTTTATGGCCAACAAAGCGAAACCGGAATGGGTCAAGCTGCTGTATGGCCTCTTGTTAATTGGAGTGTCACTAAAGTTGGCATTGCCTTTGCTCTAA
- a CDS encoding formylmethanofuran dehydrogenase, subunit E (PFAM: FmdE, Molybdenum formylmethanofuran dehydrogenase operon~COGs: COG2191 Formylmethanofuran dehydrogenase subunit E~InterPro IPR003814~KEGG: cte:CT1717 tungsten formylmethanofuran dehydrogenase, subunit E, putative~PFAM: Formylmethanofuran dehydrogenase, subunit E region~SPTR: Tungsten formylmethanofuran dehydrogenase, subunit E, putative), whose protein sequence is MVIQETRIDAEELAAAQYFHGHKCPAMPQGLRAGHLAMDVLGVERARGGGELIAIVETGEHHFSGCFVDGVMFATGCTVGKGNLIRKPLGKFAVTLIDTKTRRAVRVVPRYERMSQCLTMDFFKLRAQGVPPYELDPNVVEPLIEDVLTTPWDQVFSVQTFDDYPYDKVPEVFDAVQCAHCGELVVTSYAVRLNDQWYCGPCLDEALHTSSR, encoded by the coding sequence ATGGTTATTCAAGAAACCCGGATTGATGCCGAAGAATTGGCGGCGGCTCAATATTTTCATGGGCATAAGTGCCCTGCCATGCCGCAGGGACTTCGGGCGGGTCATCTAGCAATGGATGTATTAGGAGTGGAGCGTGCGCGGGGCGGTGGAGAACTCATCGCTATCGTCGAAACCGGTGAGCACCATTTTTCCGGATGTTTTGTCGACGGGGTGATGTTTGCCACCGGTTGCACCGTCGGCAAAGGCAATTTGATTCGTAAGCCGTTGGGGAAATTCGCCGTGACCTTGATCGACACCAAAACACGTCGGGCGGTGCGTGTCGTGCCGCGCTATGAGCGGATGAGCCAATGTTTGACGATGGATTTCTTCAAACTCCGGGCTCAAGGAGTTCCGCCCTACGAACTCGATCCGAATGTGGTGGAGCCACTGATTGAAGACGTATTGACGACACCGTGGGATCAGGTCTTTTCTGTTCAGACGTTTGACGATTACCCCTACGACAAGGTGCCGGAAGTGTTCGATGCCGTGCAATGTGCGCACTGCGGCGAACTGGTGGTGACCAGTTACGCTGTACGCCTTAACGATCAATGGTATTGCGGCCCTTGTTTGGATGAGGCGTTGCATACAAGCTCGCGTTAA
- a CDS encoding hypothetical protein (PFAM: DsrE/DsrF-like family~COGs: COG3370 conserved hypothetical protein~InterPro IPR009710~KEGG: mts:MTES_0216 hypothetical protein~SPTR: Uncharacterized protein conserved in archaea), translating to MAKIAIVVLSGQDNPGRAMAGLHVAKRIYDAREENGIDEVEVFLFTQGLKLLGDLDSELGGLIRELVHAGIVVGACTNQLNNWGLADAAQQAQVQAEFARDAFSRYARDGFTVLTF from the coding sequence ATGGCGAAGATTGCGATTGTGGTATTGTCCGGTCAGGACAATCCCGGGCGGGCGATGGCTGGCCTGCATGTGGCGAAGCGGATTTATGACGCACGGGAGGAAAACGGGATTGATGAGGTGGAAGTATTTTTATTCACCCAAGGGCTCAAGTTATTGGGCGACCTGGACTCCGAATTGGGTGGGTTGATTCGGGAGTTGGTTCACGCCGGAATTGTGGTGGGCGCGTGCACGAACCAGCTGAACAATTGGGGCTTGGCGGACGCCGCTCAACAAGCTCAAGTGCAAGCCGAGTTTGCGCGGGACGCGTTTTCCCGGTATGCCCGGGACGGCTTCACGGTCTTAACTTTTTAG
- a CDS encoding CoA-disulfide reductase (PFAM: Pyridine nucleotide-disulphide oxidoreductase; Pyridine nucleotide-disulphide oxidoreductase, dimerisation domain~COGs: COG0446 NAD(FAD)-dependent dehydrogenase~InterPro IPR013027:IPR004099~KEGG: mab:MAB_4865 putative pyridine nucleotide-disulphide oxidoreductase~PFAM: FAD-dependent pyridine nucleotide-disulphide oxidoreductase; Pyridine nucleotide-disulphide oxidoreductase, dimerisation~PRIAM: CoA-disulfide reductase~SPTR: Putative Coenzyme A disulfide reductase) produces MHLVMIGGSDAGISAALRARELDRTAEITLVVGDAFPNFSICGLPFYLSGEISDWRTLAHRTHEEIESHGIRVLLNTWAESIDPGAHRMTVRAPDGRHQEIAYDRLVVATGAVPVRPSLPGLDDPRVFLLHSMEDSFRLHAFLEKSTPQSAVIVGAGYIGLEMADALTHRGIRVTLIEQADHVLPTVDPDFGAQLDEYLQSHGVTVMTGSRVRGLERTVQGVHVVGEPDWQITADLVLVVVGVAPDTDLAARAGIFTGIRGAIRVDRQMRTNLPDIWAAGDCVETYHRLLDTNTYLPLGTTAHKQGRVAGENMIGGNRVYEGSLGTQVVKVFDWAIGRTGLKASEARAAGYSPRTTRLTTWDHKVYYPGATPLTVSITGDAETGRLLGGQLLGHWQGQVAKRLDILAAALYHQMTVDGLNDLDLSYTPPLSSPWDPVQMAAQQWITSLGDQCS; encoded by the coding sequence ATGCATCTCGTTATGATCGGCGGTAGCGACGCCGGGATTAGTGCGGCGCTTCGAGCTCGGGAATTGGATCGGACAGCGGAGATAACCCTGGTGGTGGGCGACGCTTTCCCGAATTTCAGTATCTGTGGGCTCCCCTTTTATCTCAGTGGCGAGATTTCCGATTGGCGGACGTTGGCCCATCGAACCCACGAGGAGATTGAATCGCATGGTATTCGGGTGCTTTTAAACACCTGGGCCGAGTCGATTGATCCGGGGGCGCATCGAATGACCGTCCGCGCTCCGGACGGCCGGCATCAGGAGATAGCTTACGATCGCTTGGTGGTGGCCACCGGAGCCGTGCCGGTGCGCCCGTCGTTACCGGGTCTTGACGATCCGCGAGTGTTTTTGTTGCACAGTATGGAGGACAGTTTCCGTTTGCACGCCTTTTTGGAGAAAAGTACCCCGCAATCGGCCGTTATTGTCGGGGCCGGCTATATTGGGCTTGAGATGGCCGACGCATTGACCCATCGCGGAATTCGGGTGACGTTGATTGAACAGGCGGATCATGTGTTGCCGACCGTCGATCCGGATTTCGGAGCCCAACTGGACGAGTATCTTCAGTCACACGGCGTGACGGTCATGACCGGGTCCCGGGTCCGCGGGTTGGAAAGGACGGTTCAAGGAGTTCACGTGGTCGGCGAACCCGATTGGCAAATCACCGCCGATTTGGTGCTGGTCGTGGTCGGGGTCGCCCCGGATACGGATTTGGCGGCGCGGGCCGGGATTTTCACCGGTATTCGGGGGGCGATCCGGGTAGACCGGCAGATGCGGACCAACCTGCCCGATATTTGGGCCGCCGGCGATTGCGTCGAAACCTATCACCGCCTATTGGACACAAATACCTATTTGCCTCTCGGAACCACCGCCCATAAGCAGGGTCGGGTGGCTGGCGAGAATATGATCGGGGGCAACCGGGTTTACGAAGGATCGTTGGGTACGCAAGTGGTCAAGGTGTTCGACTGGGCGATCGGGCGGACCGGATTGAAGGCATCCGAAGCGCGTGCTGCCGGGTATTCGCCCCGAACGACCCGTCTGACGACTTGGGACCACAAAGTGTATTATCCCGGTGCGACCCCGTTAACCGTATCCATCACCGGAGACGCGGAAACCGGGCGTCTTTTGGGCGGTCAACTTCTCGGCCATTGGCAGGGGCAGGTGGCCAAGCGCTTGGATATCCTGGCGGCGGCGCTTTATCATCAAATGACGGTGGACGGTTTGAACGATTTGGACTTGAGTTATACCCCGCCTCTCAGCAGCCCCTGGGATCCGGTGCAAATGGCGGCACAGCAATGGATCACATCCTTGGGAGATCAGTGCTCATGA
- a CDS encoding sulfide-quinone oxidoreductase (PFAM: Pyridine nucleotide-disulphide oxidoreductase~COGs: COG1252 NADH dehydrogenase FAD-containing subunit~KEGG: sua:Saut_0503 sulfide-quinone oxidoreductase~SPTR: Sulfide-quinone oxidoreductase;~manually curated) yields MRWDYRVSFSQWVDSARVQVTVIDERETFLVKPSLPEVAFGLKRIGQITFSLRDTVNRAADFIHSRVLRIDPQKRVVEVEGAQIPYDVLVVALGATKEWDKVPGFIEDGSSVCTEVLAPRLYQRIAAFNGGTIMVGSAPTPTGSRLPDVPVINAACEGPVGEVAFLADHWLRQHGKRDDAKIVCYTPGPVFFDDVGDKVHQAFGSIAKEHQIDVITNKVIRRIESGRVFFEDGSEYEAALTVMVPTYSGPSVVKDAGLTDEAGFIPTDGDFRHLDYDNIFAVGDIATRAVPKLGHLAVLQATRVASVLRHDITHQGEVPSYDPEVFCIMNMGSKALLIRSNVLYGGDMDIAYYGGLSHTLKTLFDEYTVRFHGKMPPDLTQRLLNAYLDKVAK; encoded by the coding sequence ATTCGGTGGGATTACCGTGTATCATTCAGTCAATGGGTGGATTCTGCCCGGGTTCAGGTGACAGTGATCGATGAGCGGGAAACCTTTCTCGTTAAGCCGTCGCTGCCGGAAGTGGCATTTGGGCTCAAACGGATCGGACAGATTACGTTCTCGCTCCGCGATACGGTCAACCGTGCGGCCGACTTTATCCATAGTCGGGTGCTCCGGATTGATCCCCAAAAACGGGTTGTGGAAGTTGAAGGGGCGCAGATTCCTTACGATGTGTTGGTAGTGGCGTTGGGGGCGACTAAAGAGTGGGACAAGGTGCCCGGATTCATTGAAGACGGCAGTTCCGTCTGTACCGAGGTGTTGGCTCCCCGATTATATCAACGGATAGCCGCGTTCAACGGCGGAACCATTATGGTGGGGTCGGCCCCGACACCCACCGGCAGCCGATTGCCGGACGTCCCCGTGATTAACGCCGCTTGTGAGGGGCCGGTCGGCGAGGTGGCCTTTTTGGCGGATCATTGGCTACGACAACACGGAAAGCGGGACGACGCCAAAATCGTGTGCTACACGCCCGGACCGGTGTTTTTCGACGACGTCGGGGATAAGGTGCACCAGGCGTTCGGTTCTATCGCGAAGGAACATCAAATTGACGTGATAACCAATAAGGTGATTCGCCGTATCGAATCGGGTCGGGTCTTCTTTGAAGACGGGTCGGAATACGAGGCGGCACTGACCGTCATGGTCCCCACCTATTCCGGGCCGTCGGTGGTTAAAGACGCCGGGTTGACCGATGAGGCGGGGTTTATTCCGACGGACGGCGATTTTCGCCATTTGGATTATGACAATATTTTTGCGGTGGGGGATATTGCGACGCGTGCCGTACCGAAGTTAGGGCATCTGGCCGTGTTGCAGGCAACTCGGGTGGCGAGCGTGTTGCGTCATGATATCACGCATCAAGGCGAGGTGCCGTCGTATGATCCGGAAGTGTTTTGTATTATGAACATGGGATCCAAAGCCCTGTTGATCCGGTCCAACGTCTTATATGGCGGAGACATGGATATCGCCTATTATGGGGGATTATCCCATACTTTAAAAACCTTGTTCGATGAATATACCGTCCGGTTTCACGGAAAAATGCCGCCGGATTTGACCCAGCGGCTATTAAACGCGTACTTGGACAAGGTGGCTAAATAA
- a CDS encoding hypothetical protein (SPTR: Putative uncharacterized protein) encodes MTTRLQSDNQSPYEAISDILWLWAALFDGPPPEAVWSTIRESVIPAIYQSLQQPATLAEALQVASETLATEYEDLFCIPVPGSPFSLYDDEDMADEPPSLRHLAAILDIPWQKDAFVPGRAYPISPDHLSVLFALWATLIGLENVPEILGKSRADWMDVLAGKIERILRRITQSLPEHSAYGQITRLALDYVRQADAWIKEANRH; translated from the coding sequence ATGACGACTCGACTTCAATCGGACAATCAATCCCCATACGAGGCCATTAGCGATATCCTATGGCTGTGGGCGGCTCTCTTTGACGGGCCGCCCCCCGAGGCCGTGTGGTCCACAATCCGGGAATCGGTTATCCCGGCGATTTATCAATCGTTACAGCAACCGGCGACCTTAGCGGAAGCGTTACAAGTCGCCTCCGAAACTTTGGCAACAGAATACGAAGACCTTTTCTGCATTCCGGTACCCGGAAGTCCCTTTAGCCTCTATGACGACGAGGACATGGCGGACGAACCGCCCAGTCTTCGGCATTTGGCAGCTATCCTCGATATCCCCTGGCAAAAAGACGCATTCGTCCCGGGGCGTGCCTATCCGATTAGCCCGGACCACCTATCCGTATTATTCGCCTTATGGGCGACTTTGATCGGCCTAGAAAACGTTCCGGAGATTCTGGGAAAATCCCGGGCTGATTGGATGGACGTTCTCGCCGGTAAAATTGAACGCATCCTGCGCCGCATAACCCAATCACTTCCCGAGCATTCGGCCTATGGCCAGATAACCCGATTGGCTCTGGATTACGTTAGACAAGCTGACGCGTGGATTAAAGAGGCCAACCGGCATTGA
- a CDS encoding arsenite efflux membrane protein ArsB TC 3.A.4.1.1 (PFAM: Arsenical pump membrane protein~TIGRFAM: arsenical pump membrane protein~COGs: COG1055 Na+/H+ antiporter NhaD and related arsenite permease~InterPro IPR000802~KEGG: bay:RBAM_035860 YdfA~PFAM: Arsenical pump membrane protein~SPTR: ArsB;~TIGRFAM: Arsenical pump membrane protein): protein MHSVLAIGLFVVVLTLVIWQPRGLSIGWTAAVGGVLALVLGIVSWANVGEVVGIVWDATLTFVAVILISLILDAAGFFEWAALWMARASHNRGIRLFLWLGILGALVAMFFANDGAALILTPIVIAEIRALGLNPRATLALVMASGFIADTTSLPLVVSNLVNIVSADYFHLGFIRFMVHMLPVDVVALAASLTALYLFYRRDLPNRVDTAALKRPEQAIRDPRVFRVSWLILGLLLVGYFLSQILHWPVSVFAGAAALVFLAVSYRSPAIPVTRLIREAPWKIVVFSIGMYVVVFGLRNAGLTRLLSRLLDGLAVHGSFWAAVGTGFIAAGLSSVMNNMPTVMIDALAIHQTAVNAGIREMMAYANVIGCDLGPKITPIGSLATLLWLNVLERRDIRISWGYYFRVGITLTLPVLFVTLLALWGWSAVIGG from the coding sequence GTGCATTCGGTCTTGGCGATTGGACTTTTTGTCGTAGTGCTGACGTTGGTGATTTGGCAACCGCGCGGGTTGTCGATTGGGTGGACCGCGGCGGTCGGCGGTGTCTTGGCGTTGGTGCTCGGGATCGTGTCCTGGGCTAACGTTGGGGAAGTGGTCGGCATTGTCTGGGACGCCACGTTGACATTTGTGGCGGTCATTTTGATTTCCTTGATTTTGGATGCGGCCGGCTTTTTCGAATGGGCGGCGCTCTGGATGGCGCGCGCCTCGCACAACCGGGGGATTCGCCTTTTTTTATGGTTGGGGATTTTGGGGGCGCTGGTCGCCATGTTTTTTGCCAACGACGGGGCGGCGCTGATTCTGACGCCGATCGTGATTGCCGAAATCCGGGCTTTGGGACTTAACCCGCGGGCGACATTGGCGCTGGTCATGGCGAGCGGATTTATTGCCGACACCACCTCCCTACCGTTGGTGGTGTCCAACCTGGTCAACATCGTATCGGCCGATTACTTCCATCTGGGATTTATTCGGTTCATGGTCCATATGCTACCGGTTGACGTGGTGGCGCTGGCGGCCAGCCTCACGGCTCTGTACCTCTTCTATCGTCGAGATCTCCCCAATCGGGTGGATACCGCCGCGTTAAAACGGCCGGAGCAGGCGATTCGGGATCCCCGGGTGTTTCGGGTGTCCTGGTTGATTTTAGGGTTGTTGTTGGTCGGCTATTTTCTCAGCCAGATTCTTCATTGGCCGGTCTCGGTCTTTGCCGGTGCCGCCGCGTTGGTCTTTTTGGCGGTCAGTTATCGGAGTCCGGCCATACCGGTTACCCGATTGATTCGAGAAGCCCCCTGGAAAATTGTCGTGTTTTCGATTGGGATGTACGTCGTCGTCTTTGGGCTGCGAAATGCCGGACTGACGCGGCTTTTGAGCCGGTTGTTAGACGGGCTGGCGGTACACGGATCCTTCTGGGCGGCGGTGGGTACCGGATTTATCGCCGCCGGCTTATCGTCGGTGATGAACAATATGCCGACCGTGATGATTGATGCGTTGGCCATCCACCAAACGGCGGTAAATGCCGGAATCCGGGAAATGATGGCTTACGCCAACGTCATCGGCTGTGATCTCGGACCGAAAATCACGCCGATTGGTTCCTTGGCTACCTTGCTCTGGTTAAATGTGCTGGAGCGGCGGGACATCCGGATTAGCTGGGGTTATTATTTTCGGGTCGGCATTACCCTCACCCTGCCGGTGCTGTTCGTGACTCTGTTGGCGTTATGGGGATGGAGCGCCGTGATTGGGGGTTAA
- a CDS encoding hypothetical protein (PFAM: FmdE, Molybdenum formylmethanofuran dehydrogenase operon~KEGG: sun:SUN_1417 hypothetical protein~SPTR: Putative uncharacterized protein), producing MEPLWPSRTHDMTEDWYWPEWAAHSTRLPTFQVRDTESSHGRYAAGVKTITVKDLVKFHGHACDGLFRGAVALSRGLAELFPDGVIDRTDLRVLSRNSPCLGDVAAYLTGGRIRFNTQDVRDIPGVWFILQRISSGTTIRVMERAGVYPDDLAQEEARLVSTRQATPEQVDTLREAQWEWVRTVLLTGDPAVMYAVEPLPDWTWEDVPYPRIGVRTDVLFKQVPPS from the coding sequence ATGGAACCGTTATGGCCGAGTCGCACCCATGATATGACGGAAGATTGGTACTGGCCGGAATGGGCCGCCCACTCCACTCGGCTGCCGACCTTTCAGGTGCGAGACACCGAATCCAGCCACGGTCGTTATGCCGCCGGGGTCAAAACAATTACCGTGAAAGATTTGGTCAAGTTTCACGGCCACGCCTGTGACGGCTTATTTCGCGGCGCCGTGGCGTTATCCCGGGGATTGGCGGAACTGTTTCCCGACGGGGTAATTGATCGCACCGACCTGCGGGTGTTGTCACGTAACAGCCCTTGTCTCGGGGATGTGGCGGCCTACTTGACCGGAGGACGGATTCGGTTTAATACGCAGGATGTGCGGGATATTCCGGGGGTTTGGTTTATCCTTCAGCGCATCTCCTCCGGTACGACTATCCGAGTGATGGAGCGGGCCGGCGTCTACCCGGATGACTTGGCCCAAGAGGAAGCGCGTTTGGTATCGACGCGTCAGGCGACGCCCGAACAAGTGGATACGTTACGCGAAGCGCAGTGGGAATGGGTCCGGACCGTCTTGTTGACGGGGGATCCGGCGGTCATGTATGCGGTGGAACCGCTCCCCGATTGGACATGGGAGGATGTGCCCTACCCCCGGATTGGGGTGCGCACCGACGTATTATTTAAGCAGGTTCCGCCATCCTAA
- a CDS encoding Sec-independent protein translocase TatC (PFAM: Sec-independent protein translocase protein (TatC)~TIGRFAM: Twin arginine targeting (Tat) protein translocase TatC~COGs: COG0805 Sec-independent protein secretion pathway component TatC~InterPro IPR002033~KEGG: rxy:Rxyl_1968 sec-independent protein translocase TatC~PFAM: Sec-independent periplasmic protein translocase~SPTR: Sec-independent protein translocase TatC) yields the protein MVIPLKGPNSRTRNATNPDRVMSITAHLDELRSRIIRAGLWTILLASGLAFKWRLMMHEILLPWQLARIPESTAVGHLTLLTLSPTEPFFTVINVILAVAVVLASPIWIYEAWQFLGPTVPLAHRPWILRALLIGLILFWTGVAVAFFGVIPASLRFLLLFAQGVFSESVRASAYLGFVTSFSLAMGAVFTVPVWLGIAVKLGWITPARLRRGRRIAFFLSAVFAAAVVPSQDPLTLLAVILPVYGLYEATIQISRWIRPLDW from the coding sequence ATGGTGATTCCCCTTAAAGGGCCGAATTCCCGGACCCGAAACGCGACCAATCCCGATCGTGTCATGTCCATTACCGCACATCTGGACGAACTGCGGTCCCGGATAATTCGGGCGGGACTCTGGACGATCCTGTTGGCGAGTGGGCTCGCATTTAAGTGGCGCTTAATGATGCACGAGATCCTATTACCGTGGCAGCTCGCGCGCATTCCCGAGTCAACCGCCGTCGGCCATCTAACGCTTTTAACCTTGTCTCCGACCGAACCGTTCTTCACGGTGATTAACGTCATCCTGGCCGTTGCGGTCGTCCTGGCGTCACCGATATGGATTTACGAAGCCTGGCAGTTCTTAGGACCCACGGTACCTTTGGCTCATCGGCCGTGGATTTTACGGGCGCTCTTGATCGGTCTGATTCTTTTTTGGACGGGTGTAGCCGTCGCGTTTTTCGGAGTGATTCCCGCCTCCCTCCGTTTCTTACTTTTATTTGCCCAGGGCGTCTTTAGCGAATCCGTTCGCGCTTCCGCATATCTCGGGTTTGTGACGAGCTTCAGTCTAGCCATGGGTGCGGTTTTTACCGTTCCGGTATGGCTGGGAATCGCCGTCAAATTGGGGTGGATCACTCCCGCCAGGCTTCGACGCGGCCGACGGATTGCTTTCTTCTTGAGTGCCGTATTTGCGGCTGCAGTAGTGCCTTCCCAAGATCCGTTGACTCTGTTGGCGGTCATTTTGCCCGTATACGGGCTCTATGAGGCCACTATACAAATCAGCCGCTGGATCCGCCCCTTAGACTGGTAG
- a CDS encoding OsmC family protein (PFAM: OsmC-like protein~InterPro IPR003718~KEGG: pzu:PHZ_c0366 stress-inducible protein, OsmC/Ohr family~PFAM: Peroxiredoxin, OsmC-like protein~SPTR: Putative OsmC-like protein), with the protein MQEYSVTVSRQDVNHAVATTRSFSLTLGARRGDLTAGFNPVETLLSAMGSCLLTSLQMVAELSRLPIGETAMTLTAIREDRPLRLVAISYRLRVVSPLPAERVERLWHMAEKNSTVYQTLAQTISVSGELDHRNPGDDEHTGDD; encoded by the coding sequence ATGCAGGAATACAGCGTGACGGTTTCCCGTCAAGATGTTAATCATGCGGTGGCCACCACCCGAAGTTTTTCCTTGACCTTAGGGGCTCGGCGAGGTGATTTGACCGCCGGGTTTAACCCGGTGGAAACGCTTTTGTCGGCTATGGGCAGTTGTCTTTTGACGTCCTTGCAAATGGTGGCGGAATTATCCCGTCTGCCGATTGGCGAGACGGCCATGACCCTCACCGCGATACGAGAAGATCGGCCGCTGCGGTTGGTTGCGATTTCGTACCGCTTACGGGTCGTCTCGCCGCTACCGGCCGAACGGGTAGAGCGTCTGTGGCACATGGCGGAAAAAAATAGTACGGTATACCAGACATTGGCACAAACCATTTCCGTCTCTGGAGAGCTGGACCATCGGAACCCCGGGGACGACGAACATACAGGTGATGATTAG